One Heyndrickxia oleronia genomic window, CTATCATAATGCCCCCAATTTGAACGGGTTCGACATAGGATTCTTCTTCACCTGTTTCTTTATTAATTCTAGTCACAGTTTTATCAGGACCGTAGTTTTTGAACTCATCTTTAGTCTTCTGCATATTATCATAGATCTTTTTATTAATGGTTGTATGAATGTTATACCCATTTTGTCTAATATTACGATCTGCTAGAGTGATATATTTTTCGTACAACTTAGCATTTTTATTTAGATCTTTTTCTTTATAACCATCTTTTTCAGCAAGCATAATAGCTATAATGTTTTTTGCCCGTTGTTCAATTTCGTTTGTTAGCCATGGATATTTATCAAGTGGATTTTTTTGAGGCTTTATAAAATCTTTAACAATATCATAATTGATCGTTTCTTTGTATTGTTTATCTGTAATATATCCATTTTCATTCATTCGGTGTAGAACCAGTTTCATCCGATTTAAACCAGGTTCTAAGCCTTCCTTACTTTTTAGCTTGCCATCATTGGTAAAAGGTGTGTACATAAAAGGGCTTTGTGGTAAACCTGCAATAAAGGCTGATTGTGCTAAATTTAAATCCTTTGCTGAGACACCGAATAATCCTTTAGCAGCTGATTCAACCCCACCAATATTTTGACCAGATGAATTTCTACCAAATGTAGAAACATTCATATACGCTTCTAAAATCTCATCCTTCTTAAAGAATTGTTCAAGTCGAAGAGCTAAGAGAACTTCTTTTGCCTTTCGATCAAAAGAGACTTCATTTGTAAGTATTTGGTTTTTGATTATTTGCTGTGTTAATGTACTACCTCCAGTTTGCGTTGAGGAATTGGTTACTTCTTGAAATACTGCACGTAGTAGGGCTTTTGGCACGATACCATTATGTTCATAGAAATATTTATCTTCCGTTGCGATTAAGGCGTCTTTGAGGTATTTTGACACATTTTCAATTTTTACTTCTTCACGTTCTAAATCAGATCGTACTTTTCCTAAATAAACATTATCTGCAAAGTAAAGATTGGAGGTTTCTTCATAATTATAAATATCTTTTTTCATTTGGGCGTAAGAACGAGTAGGTTCATCTTTCACTAGTGAGGCGAAATACCCTGCACCGATCCCTCCAGCAAATGCTCCACCTATAATACAAACAATAAATAATATTAATAATAGGTTCCAGATAACTCCATAGGTTATTCTTGAATTTTTTTGAAGTCTTTCATTTTGAAAAAAAGAGAAAAACTTTTGGAGACTTTTTACCCATTTGTTTGATGTTTCTTTCATTATATACCCCCTTAAAATCACCTACATTATAGCATAATTTAATATGGAAAATGTTAAAATCGATCGAAATCTGAAATTAATTGACATTCATTTTTATTTATGTTTAAAATAGATTAAGTTTTCATATGCAACTAAATAGAATAAGCATTGAGAGGAAAAAGTAGTCTTTCTATCCCTGTTATTGTAGAGAGTCGATGGTTGGTGAGAATCGATACAAATAGCTTAGATGAATTACTTCCTGGAGCTTTTACTGTGAAAAATGTAAGTAGCAGTAAACGGATTAAACCGTTATAGAACAAGAGTGGAGAAATTATATTTTTCTCAAGTTGGGTGGTACCACGGTAAATAATCGTCCCTTCGCATGATTGCGAAGGGACGTTTTTATTTCTCTACAAATTTCTAATTGAATTGGTTTTTCAGAAAATCGTTCACTAATTGAAAACTATATTTTTTTTACATGAAGGAGTTGGTAGCATGAATTTATTAGAGGAATTACAATGGAGAGGTATTATTTATCAGCAAACAGATGAGGATGGAATCAGTGAAGTATTAGATAAGGAAAAAATTTCCCTGTATTGTGGGATTGATCCAACTGCTGATAGTATGCATATTGGTCATTTACTTCCATTTCTAACGTTAAGAAGATTTCAAAGAGAAGGGCATCGTCCCATCGTTTTAGTTGGTGGAGCTACTGGCCTCATTGGAGACCCAAGTGGTAAGAAGGAAGAACGTAAGCTTCAAACATTAGAAACCGTTGAATATAATGTGAAAAGTATTAAGCAACAACTGGAACAAATCTTTGATTTTGAAGGCGAAAATGGCGCAATTATGACAAATAACTATGATTGGGCAGGATCAATGGATTTAGTCACATTTTTACGTGACTACGGGAAATACATTGGTGTTAATTATATGTTAGCAAAAGATACAATTGCATCTCGCCTTGAAACAGGTATTTCATTTACTGAGTTTACTTATACGATTTTACAAGCTATTGATTTCTACCATCTACACAAAAATCATAACTGTAGAATGCAAATTGGTGGAAGTGACCAATGGGGAAATATTACGACTGGTTTAGAGTTGATTCGTAAAATGAATCCTGAAGGGGAAAAAGCCTTTGGCTTAACGATTCCTTTAGTGACAAAAGCAGATGGAACGAAATTTGGCAAAACGGAAAGTGGAGCAATATGGTTAGATCCAGAAAAGACATCACCATATGAATTCTATCAATTTTGGATTAATACAGCAGATGCAGATGTTGTGAAGTATCTTAAATACTTTACATTCTTATCTCGTGATGAAATCGAGAAGCTTGAGAAAGCTGTTGAAGAAGAGCCACATTTACGTCATGCACAAAAAGCATTAGCAGAAGAAATGACTCGTTTAATACATGGCGAAGATTCGTTAAAGCAAGCTATAAAAATTACAGATGCTCTTTTCAGTGGGGAAGTAAAAAATTTGACAGCTGAAGAAATAAAACAAGGCTTTAAAGATGTTCCATCATTTAATTTCAGTAATAGCGAAGAAATAGGGTTAGTTGACTTATTAGTGGAAGCTAAAATTTCACCTTCTAAACGACAAGCTCGTGAAGATATTCAGAATGGAGCAGTCTATATTAATGGCGATAGAAATACAGATGTACAGTATGTGCTAGGTGAACAGGATCGTATTGAAGAGCAATTTACGATTATACGTAGAGGGAAGAAAAAGTATTACCTTATCCGTTATTAATGATAATAGATAGAAATCATCTGCACCATAATTGTTAGAATCAATAACACTAACAATAGTGGTGCAGTTTTTTCTGGTTATATCCTTTAACAATGTTTCCATTGAAGGTAAAAAAATTTTAGTAGTTTAATTTCGTTAAGTTTTTTGGAATTTTATATTGTTCTAATGCTTCATATAAAGTGATATTTTCTACTTCCAACATACTGTCTGGAAATAATAATTCTATTGCAAATATATTTGCTTCTTTTTCCTTCTTATCAGCAGAGTAAAAGGTACTCTTTTTTAAGAAAGGAGTATTTACCTCTGGATGCAAAATTACATGTCCTAATTCATGACCACAAATGAACTTTTTTCCATATTCACTCGCCTTTTCATTAATATGAATAATAGGAACCCTGAAATTTTTACTAAAATATCCTAGTGTATTTCCTAAATTTTCATAAGTTATAATTATTCCCATCATTTTTGCAATCTTAAATGGACAGTTTGTCCCATATTTATCTATAAGTTCATTGGCTTTCCCCTTTATTGATAACATCTAAACACCTACTTACGATATTTTTTAGGAGTGAACTTTTGTTTTGCAATCCTTTTAGCTAATCTTAAAGAATTCTCTAATGAAGCAATCAATAATTCACGATCCTCATCATCCATATCGTCGAGAGTTTGACCATCAAATGCAGCATAACTCCCTTTGTTGTTTAAACCATCAATCATTTTCTGAAGTTCTTTTTTTATATCTCTTTCATCTTTTTCTGTAAGTTCTGGGTTAAAAGTTTCATCTTTCTTTTCAGATCTACCAAGTAAGTAATCTGTGGTCGTATCTAAGATACTTGCAATTTGATTTAAGACTTCTGCACTTGGCTTAGTTCTTCCACGTTCGATATGACCTAAATTTGATCGTCCCATACCTAACTTTTTAGCTACATCTTCTTGAGTTAACCCCTTTTCTAATCTACGCTCTTTTATCCTTTTACCTAAAGACATAAATGTTCCCCCTGAAAAAAATATAAAAATAGTCTTAAAAATAATTGACGGTACTATAAGTACCATTTATAATCAAGGTACATCAAATGTTAAGTGAGGTGAAAAACTGTTGACTGCTCAAAAAAGACAAGCACTTATTGAATCAAGGCAAGCTCTTAGATTAACCCGTACTGAACTTGCAACGTTAGTAGGTGTAAGTTTCGAGCATATAAAAAGTCTTGAATATGGAAGAGTCAATCCTAGTATTCCCTTAATGTATAAATTATGTAAGGAATTGAATTCCACACCAGAAGAACTATTTAAAGACATCGTCTGTATTTGAGGGTATTTTTTGTACCTATTATTGAGTATAGGTAGTAATAATGGTACTGTCAATACCTATTTTGGCTCTTTTATTTTTTTATTGATAATGGTACTTAGAGTACCGATGGTGTTTAGGAGGTGAACATTCTTGTCCTTTAATCAAATTAATATTGAATTAAACCAAAAAAGAAACCCGCATGCAATTATTTTTAGAAAATGACTTTTTCTTTTTTACATGATTCTCGAATGAAGGAAAACATATTGGTTTTACAGTCAAGGTCTTGAAGGATGAAATAATGAATGGTAATGACTAGGGCGTGGACAGACGAATTTAAGAAGAGGAGTTAATTCAAATGAATCCTATTCTTTTTAGTACCTATAGTAATTCTTATAGGCATTCTGATTAGAGCATTTTTTTCTATAAAAATTAAATCTAATCTATTTTAAATACTTCTCAATTAACTAAATCATATGATACAGAACAAAAGGTTATTTACAGAAATTATCAAAGGAATGCTGAAAGGTATTGGTTATATAAAGATGGTTATCGAGAAAGAAATAACAGTAAGTACTGCAAATAAGAAAATAATGTAATTACAACTACCTTATCATTATGTTATTTCCAAACAATAAGAGGTGAGGATATGGCAAGGTTTCGAATGGTTCATACTGAATTTTGGGATGATCCTAAAGTGGTTGAAGAAATGACACCAGAGGACAAGTATTTCTTTTTATATCTTCTTACAAATTCTAATACTACTCAAATAGGAATCTACCAAATTACAAAAAAACAAATGGCATTTGATATGGGTTACTCACTTGAAAGTGTAAATGTCTTGTTAGAGAGATTTATTAATCATCATAAAATAGTTCGTTTTAGTACTGAATCACGAGAAATAGCACTTAAAAATTGGGGAAGATATAACTTCAATAAAGGTGGAAAGCCAATTATAGATTGCGTTAAGTCAGAGCTAAAAGCTGTTAAAGATACATCATTAATTAAGTATGTTGCTGAACGAATCGAAAAAAATGAAATCAAAAGTTTATACGAGGCGTATTACGAATCGTCAACGTCAGGTGGACAAGAAAAAGAATTAGAAAAAGAAGAAAAAGAAGAAAAAGAATTTATTCCTTATGTGGAAGTCGTTTCATATCTAAATTTAAAAACGAATTCTTCGTATCGGTTTACATCTAAGAAAACACAAAATTTAATTAAAGCACGATGGAATGAAGGATTTAAACTAGAGGATTTTAAAAATGTCATTGATAAGAAATCAGTAGAATGGCTGAATGATGATAAAATGAATAAATTTCTAAGACCAGAGACATTGTTTGGAACCAAGTTTGAATCCTATCTAAATCAAAAAGGCGGTGGATCCAATAGAAAAACTAACGAAACCGCACAGTTTGCAGAAGAGTATGATCTTCCATTCTGAATACTGCCAAGAACATACATACAGAAAGAATGGGAAAGAGATTGTAAATCCTATTCAAAAAATGGTCATCGGGGGACACGTTGTTTGCCCTCGATGCGAATTAGAAAAAGAGCATCAAGCTTTAACAAATGAGGTACAAGCTTACTATGATGGTTTTCAGAGTCAGAAAATATATAACATATTTTTAAATAAAAGCATTATAACTGATCAAACCATTTTAAATGCTTCATTTGAAAATTATGAAACAAGTATTCAAGAAGAGCGGCAAAATAAAAGCACGTGCATCGAAATTGCAGAGAGATTAAAAAGTGGACAAGTATTTAATCCATTTTTGCAAGGTATACAAGGAACGGGGAAAAGTCATTTAGCCTATTCCATTCTTAAAAGAATCAATGATGCCAAGTTAAATAAATCATGTTTATTTATAAATGTTGAGGACATGATGAGGAAGATTAAAGATTCCTTTAGCAATCGTCAAAGTAAATATACAGAACGGTACTTTGTTGATTTACTCTCGTCCGTAGACTTCCTAGCACTAGATGATGTTGGAGCTGAAACAGGAGCCATTGATACGGATAAAACAGCTTCAGACTTTGTGCAACGGATTTTATATGCTATTACTTCTACAAGACAAGATAAAGCGACTATTCTAACAACTAATTTATCAAGCGAAGTCCTTTTCAAATTGTATGACAAGAAATTAGTATCGAGGCTTTTGAAAAACCCAAAGTATGTGTTATTTAAAGAAACTAAAGATAAGAGATTAGCAAGTATTCCATTTTAAGAGAATGGCGGATCAAATTTATTCAACAATCTTTGTGATCCTAGATGTGTAGCGATCTTCAGTCGATAGTTATTATATAAACTTTACTTAAATAGCAACAATGTTTAAGAAAAGAACCTTGTTAAACAGAGACAAAATCATCCCGTCAGCTAACTTAATAATCCCATTAGGAGGGGTATTGGTGAGAGCAAAAGAACTAGAAATTAATATAGAGGATATGTCAATAAAAAAGGAACTTGAACTTGGGAAAGTTTTAGTTGTCATTTTAGATGGAAATCAAAGAAAAGCAAAGTGGGTAGAAGCCGTTGAACACGGCTTTACAATTATAGAGACAGCTAAGGGGAAAGCTACTAAAATTAAGTTTGAAGAGGGTGAACTTTTTTAAAAATTGATAGGGTTTTAATTATGTTTCCTTCACAAAAATTGAGATAGATAATGTGTAGCGATCCTCAGTTAATAATTATTAGTTATAGCTTTACTTAAATAGCAACAATGTTAGAGAAAAGACTTTTTAAAAAAGGTAATAGCGTCCCAATTAATTGTATTGCACCAGTAATCTTAGAGATATCATTCATTATATTCAAGGGTGATTTCTTTCTTAACAGAAGAAAATACTAAATTGATTGTACCTTTCATTCATGATAAAGATTATGAGGAAATAGAAGAGTCCAAGACCGAAAGCGTGAGGACACGAAACGACAACTTTTTATGCTGCCGTATCGTGTCCTTTTTTATTTGTTTAAAAGGGGATGAAAAAATGAATAAATCATTTAAAGAACAACTAAATCAATGGGAAAAACAACATAAGGTTTTGATTAGAAAAGAGCATGAGACGAACAGAAGGCGGAAATTAGACAGTTTATCTGATGATGAGATAAAAGATCTTATGGGAGTGAATCGAGATACTTATAGACGTGGTAGAGGTGGAGCAATCCGTAGAAAGTAGAAGGTCGAGGGTGATAAAATGAAACAGTTAGATTTTCAATTAGATCAAATTAATCGCGTAGAAACAAAGAAAAATGTAGAAAAAGCATTAGAAAAATACCGTATTATGCTTCTTACTCAAGAATTAGATCGTTTACCGAGAGTAACTCAAGATTTCTCAATTGTACCGCCTGCAAAAACAAATAAATTTTATTCTTCAACAGAAGATGCTGCTGTTGCCAATGCTGATTATGAAAGGGAAAGAAGTGAATACATTAGACGCATTAGTATGGCTGTGAATCGCCTTGGGTATAAAGAAAGAGCCATTTTAATAGATCGATATATGACCGAAGATGATGTTTATGATTATGAGGTTTACAACAACATGAATTTAAGCGAAAGAACTTACCACAGAATTAAATCAAGAGCTATTTATAAATTGGCATTTGCCTTACGATTAGAAGTTTATAAAAGAGATATTTCTTATCATAGGCATGAACAAACCTAATTTATCTACTTTCTGTTACAGGTACACCTATTTGAGATAAAGTCAAAAAATATATAATAATATATCGTCATGCGAATGAAGTAAGATCAGAGTTAATGCGAACAATATATTCTTACATTAATATTCATTGCTTTTTGAAATGAATTTAAAAATATATAATGGCAGAACTATGGCAGGAAAACGACAGAACAAAAGGGGATTTATGTGATAAATTTATATCATAGACAATTTATCAAGGAGCCAGCAATCGTTGGTTCCTTTTCTTTTTACTCCATTTCAGGTTACATTGTTTATAATCCCTAAGAAATGACAAGAGTAAAATATTAAAAGAATTTTGGGCAATGGGAAAATAATACTCATTAAAGAAATGAAGCAAGATCGTTGGTTTTTAAAAGCTGTTGTTCTAAAGGAAAAGGGAATATAAAAAGGGAAAGCATCCAAAGTATTGGGTGTTTTTTTTATGCCTAAAGGGGGTGATGTTATGAAATAAATTAAAAAATAGATTACTAGATAATACGGATAATATTAATCACAACAAGGAGAGAGATAATTATGGAAACCTATACTACTGAACTACAACAAGAGGATGGAAACACAATACTTAATAACTCTGCATTTGTACAAGACATTAAAGTTGTAA contains:
- a CDS encoding helix-turn-helix domain-containing protein; translated protein: MSLGKRIKERRLEKGLTQEDVAKKLGMGRSNLGHIERGRTKPSAEVLNQIASILDTTTDYLLGRSEKKDETFNPELTEKDERDIKKELQKMIDGLNNKGSYAAFDGQTLDDMDDEDRELLIASLENSLRLAKRIAKQKFTPKKYRK
- a CDS encoding XtrA/YqaO family protein codes for the protein MRAKELEINIEDMSIKKELELGKVLVVILDGNQRKAKWVEAVEHGFTIIETAKGKATKIKFEEGELF
- a CDS encoding ArpU family phage packaging/lysis transcriptional regulator; this translates as MKQLDFQLDQINRVETKKNVEKALEKYRIMLLTQELDRLPRVTQDFSIVPPAKTNKFYSSTEDAAVANADYERERSEYIRRISMAVNRLGYKERAILIDRYMTEDDVYDYEVYNNMNLSERTYHRIKSRAIYKLAFALRLEVYKRDISYHRHEQT
- a CDS encoding conserved phage C-terminal domain-containing protein, whose amino-acid sequence is MARFRMVHTEFWDDPKVVEEMTPEDKYFFLYLLTNSNTTQIGIYQITKKQMAFDMGYSLESVNVLLERFINHHKIVRFSTESREIALKNWGRYNFNKGGKPIIDCVKSELKAVKDTSLIKYVAERIEKNEIKSLYEAYYESSTSGGQEKELEKEEKEEKEFIPYVEVVSYLNLKTNSSYRFTSKKTQNLIKARWNEGFKLEDFKNVIDKKSVEWLNDDKMNKFLRPETLFGTKFESYLNQKGGGSNRKTNETAQFAEEYDLPF
- the tyrS gene encoding tyrosine--tRNA ligase — translated: MNLLEELQWRGIIYQQTDEDGISEVLDKEKISLYCGIDPTADSMHIGHLLPFLTLRRFQREGHRPIVLVGGATGLIGDPSGKKEERKLQTLETVEYNVKSIKQQLEQIFDFEGENGAIMTNNYDWAGSMDLVTFLRDYGKYIGVNYMLAKDTIASRLETGISFTEFTYTILQAIDFYHLHKNHNCRMQIGGSDQWGNITTGLELIRKMNPEGEKAFGLTIPLVTKADGTKFGKTESGAIWLDPEKTSPYEFYQFWINTADADVVKYLKYFTFLSRDEIEKLEKAVEEEPHLRHAQKALAEEMTRLIHGEDSLKQAIKITDALFSGEVKNLTAEEIKQGFKDVPSFNFSNSEEIGLVDLLVEAKISPSKRQAREDIQNGAVYINGDRNTDVQYVLGEQDRIEEQFTIIRRGKKKYYLIRY
- a CDS encoding DnaA ATPase domain-containing protein: MIFHSEYCQEHTYRKNGKEIVNPIQKMVIGGHVVCPRCELEKEHQALTNEVQAYYDGFQSQKIYNIFLNKSIITDQTILNASFENYETSIQEERQNKSTCIEIAERLKSGQVFNPFLQGIQGTGKSHLAYSILKRINDAKLNKSCLFINVEDMMRKIKDSFSNRQSKYTERYFVDLLSSVDFLALDDVGAETGAIDTDKTASDFVQRILYAITSTRQDKATILTTNLSSEVLFKLYDKKLVSRLLKNPKYVLFKETKDKRLASIPF
- a CDS encoding helix-turn-helix transcriptional regulator — encoded protein: MTAQKRQALIESRQALRLTRTELATLVGVSFEHIKSLEYGRVNPSIPLMYKLCKELNSTPEELFKDIVCI
- a CDS encoding ImmA/IrrE family metallo-endopeptidase: MLSIKGKANELIDKYGTNCPFKIAKMMGIIITYENLGNTLGYFSKNFRVPIIHINEKASEYGKKFICGHELGHVILHPEVNTPFLKKSTFYSADKKEKEANIFAIELLFPDSMLEVENITLYEALEQYKIPKNLTKLNY